A single genomic interval of Pyrobaculum arsenaticum DSM 13514 harbors:
- a CDS encoding metallophosphoesterase family protein: MAKVEQLVNLLVKVRERPPPLVLSLEGRYVAVGDLHGDMHTLEKVLEEWEPPYLFLGDYVDRGNHGLEVVEQVLQLFVEGKAVALRGNHESPIMNMDGGFLDELCEKIGRKCGAIYREFEKTFASLPLVAVVNKKIVALHGGIPLKDDMTPAALEEVEKISGDMAIPRDPLAFQILWNDPCPCDKYAPSPRGPGIWLFGAEVTKAFHTRHGTRTIVRGHTYVPTGCAVHHDGGVITVFTSNAGPYKKTKPKIALVKEEVEVYDLATKNSAKCPQDVDIF, from the coding sequence ATGGCGAAGGTAGAACAGCTAGTTAACCTACTGGTAAAGGTTAGGGAGAGGCCGCCGCCGCTTGTTTTAAGCTTAGAGGGGAGATACGTCGCAGTTGGAGATCTCCACGGCGACATGCACACCCTGGAAAAAGTGCTTGAGGAGTGGGAACCGCCCTACCTATTCCTCGGCGACTATGTGGACAGAGGCAACCACGGCCTTGAGGTGGTGGAGCAAGTACTCCAGCTTTTTGTCGAAGGCAAAGCCGTAGCGCTGCGGGGCAACCACGAATCCCCCATCATGAATATGGACGGCGGCTTCCTCGACGAGTTGTGTGAAAAAATAGGTAGAAAATGCGGCGCCATATATAGGGAGTTCGAGAAGACCTTCGCCTCCCTCCCCCTCGTCGCGGTGGTAAATAAGAAGATCGTAGCCCTCCACGGCGGCATCCCGCTAAAAGACGACATGACACCTGCGGCGCTGGAGGAGGTGGAAAAAATCTCTGGCGACATGGCAATACCGCGGGACCCGCTGGCGTTTCAGATACTGTGGAACGACCCCTGCCCCTGCGATAAGTACGCGCCAAGCCCCAGGGGGCCTGGCATTTGGCTATTCGGCGCCGAGGTCACCAAGGCCTTCCACACGCGGCACGGGACAAGGACAATTGTAAGAGGCCACACCTACGTGCCAACCGGTTGCGCCGTGCACCACGACGGGGGCGTAATCACCGTCTTCACCTCAAACGCAGGGCCCTACAAAAAGACCAAGCCCAAAATAGCCCTTGTAAAGGAAGAAGTTGAAGTATACGACTTGGCAACGAAAAACAGCGCCAAGTGCCCCCAAGACGTCGACATATTCTAG